In the genome of Priestia filamentosa, the window TAATTGAAGTTCTCTATTAGAGTAGTCAAAGTCCAATATAGAACTTTATTCGTGTTTCGAGTAACAAAACACTGTTCCTTCTTAATACGTTCTATGTCCTTATCAATATGTTTTAAGTTATACTTGTCGTTCTTAATTAAAAAGGCACTTTCTCCTTATTAAGGAGAAAGTGCCTTTTTAATCTTATTACTATTACATATCTAACTCTTAAAAATTAACTATAAAAGAAATTAAATATGTAATCCTTCTCTAATCGATTTCAACGTAACTTCATTTGACCATTCAGGACGGTCAGGGTAAGCAAATACAGCATTTGTTACAATTCCATCGAATTTCATCTCTCTTAGTTTTCGATATAATGCCTCAAAATTAATTTCCCCTTCACCAGGATTTAAGTGCTGGTGAATGGTTACCTTTGCATCTGGTGGATTGACGATATAGCGTAATCCAAATGCTGCTTTATGATTCAGCGTATCGGCAATCAGAACATGTGCAAGCAAGTCACCTGCTTCCTCAAGATGTTGCTCAACATCACCAATCCCATCATCATAAAAGAAAGCATGAGGAACAGAATAAACAAGCTTGATCCAGTCTTTATCTAAAGCTCGAATCATACGAATAGCTTCTGTATTTAACTCAATAAAGTCATTCGGGTGAGACTGAAGATTTAAGTTAATTCCTTCTCTTTCAAAAATAGGCATAAGTTCTTCCATTGACTTTACAAAAGCAGCTTCACTTTCAACAGGACGACTTATATCCCCACTAAATTCACTATTCATTAGATCTACACCTAATTCAGATGTGATTTCGATGCATCTCTTCCAGTTTCGAACTGCGGCTTGTCGTTCTTCCTCATTTGGAGAGGACCACTGTTGAACAGGTAGAACAGATGAGATTTTAACCCCTGCATCACTGCAATAACGTTTTAAGTCTTTAATTAATGCCTTGTCTACTTTTGGATACTCATAAAACCAAATAAAATCTTTACGTGGAGATAATTCTACATATTCATATCCTAATCTTGCAACCGTATCAATTGTATCTTTTAAGTTTGTATTGTCACGATAATGTGATGGATCATAAGCTAAACGCAATGTAAATTTCCCCTTTCCCTTATAAGCTCAAAGCATACTCATATACACTAGGGCTTTATTCATGTTTTTTATTATCAAACTATTTTGCTATAAACGCTTATTTATTCTAAATATAGTAGCAGTTGTGCTTCCTACTATTAGATTTTTTCTACAACAACTAAATTTTTATTATAAAATTCAGGGCGTTCTTCTAAAGAAATCTGCACAATATTTCCTGACTCTTTCGCTTCTAAACAAGCATCTGAAGTAACAGCAGCAACGTAGCCGTCCCAAGCTGTTGGTCCATTTACTTCGCCTTTAAGCGTTGAATTAATCCAATCTTGAAGTTCCGTATCGTAGGAATCAATGAAACGGTCTTTCCAATCCACTAAAATTTCCGTAGATAATTTTGCTTCACTGCGTAAAACGACACTTGAAGGTTCAGGTAAATTTGCGATGCCTGTTTCTCCTACGACTTGACATTGAATATCATATCCGTACTGGCAGTTCACGAAAATCTCAGCATTAATTCGGATACCTTGTTTTGTTTCTAATAAAACAATGAGTGGATCTTGCAGGTGTTCTAATGCATTACTTGTTTTTCGAGGTGCAACGATTTGAACAGATACATAATCATCATTTAGTAACCAACGCAATACATCAATTTCGTGAATAAATGTATCAACAATTGCCATATCTCCTGTATATGTGTCAGGAACTGTAGGGTTTCTATGTGCGCAGTGAACAATTAATGGTTCACCAATTTTTCCACTTTCAATTACATTCTTCAATGCGCGATATCCTGTATCGTAACGACGCATATAGCCAACTTGTACTAATGATTTACCTGTAGCAATCTCTGCTTCCACAATTTTTTTACAACCCTCAGCAGTAATAGCAAGAGGTTTTTCACAAAATACTGGCTTTCCAACTTCAATAGCTGCTAATACAAACTCTTCATGCGTAGGCCCCCAAGAAGTAACAACAACTGCATCAACTTCTTCTGCCTTAATTAACTCATGACCATCATCATAAATTTTTGCATCAAGGTTTTGAGTTTCTACAATTGCTTTTGCTTGTTCTTTGTTAACATCAGTAACAGCAACGATTTTCCCACCTGATAATTTGTTTGTAATTCTTCGAATATGATCTTGTCCAATTGCTCCTGTGCCAATAACCCCTATTTTTAAAACCATCCTATATGGCCTCCTTTAGTTTCATAATTATTTGATAAACTTTTCAAAAAATCCCCTCTTGGTTCTCAAAAGCTCCAAAAACAGGAGCTTTTAAGTCTGAAGTTGTTACGAAATTGAATTCTCTATCCTATAAAGAAAACGATTCTTTTCCTTCATAACTGTAATGTTTTGAGACAGCTTTAATCGTTGTATCTTTTGCTGTCTTAATTGCTTGTTCAGCATCTAATTTGTAATATTCTGGGCGGAATAATTCCACAGAGACGGCATCATCATAGCCCTTCTCTTTTAAGATTGAAAAGATGCCATCTAAATCAATAGCCCCTAGTCCAGGCCAAACTCTATCTTCGTCTGTTAAGAAGCCGATAGGGAAATCCTCTGTATCATCAATGTGGACGATAAAGATTTTATTAATATCTGCTTTTCTAAATTCTTCTAGGTTTGATCCCATTGCATGGAAATGGAAGCAATCAAACACTAATCCTACATTGTCACGATCAACTGTTTGCACAATATCATAAGCTTGCTCAAATGTATTTACTGTGCATTGAGGATGCCCTACGAATTCAACTGCTATTTTGATGCCAAATGGCTCAGCCATTTTTGATAGTTCATTTAATACTTTTACACAACTGTCTTTAATTTCATCTTTTAATATTTTTTGTTCTGTTACTAATGGAACAGCTACAATATATTGAGCACCAATCTTTTGAGCTGTTTCGAGCATACCTTTAAATTCCTCAATAATCCCCTTATACTCTTCTTCTGTTCTATTATTGAAAAATACTAAAGCATTAAGAGCTAATGGTTTAATATGATTTGTCTTAAAAAAAGTTGCTAAATCATCGATTGAATGGTTTTCCAAGTATTCTGGTAATTTATCCATTGTGCGAATTTCAATATAATCGTATCCATGCTTATTGCAGTACTCTAAGTCTTTTATAAGATTAGAATTTTCTAATGTTGTTGCTTCGTTAAAACATAATTTCATATTAATCCTCTCCATTTCTTATCCAATTGTTTTATTGTTATTTAAGACTTTAGAACTTCCACTGCTATAGCTACGGAAGCCTTGTTCTAACTCTTCAAGTGTAAGCCCTTTCGTTTCTGGCAAACATTTTGCAACAAACGTTATGGCTCCTATTCCTAAAACTACAAAAACAAAAAATGTTGAAGATAAACCAATACTGTCTAGTAATACTGGAAATGTTAATCCGACAAGAAAGTTAACTCCCCACAAGCAAAATACAGTTACGCCCATCCCTAATCCCCTTAACCTTAAAGGGAATATTTCTGAAAGCATAAGCCATGTTACAGGAGAGATGGCTCCTTGCTGGAACGCAAGAAACGTAATTGTTAATGCCAAAACGATATATGGAAGAATCTCTGAACCCTTAAGTGTAATAGAGAATATCGCAATAAGTAACAATGTTACTGTTGTACCGGCTAGACCAGTTATAAGCATCGGCCGGCGTCCTACTTTGCCAAGTAACCAAATCCCTACAACTGTAGCTACAACAGATACCATTCCATTTCCGATGTTTCCAATAAGAGCTGCCTCGGTTTGAAAACCTGCATCTTGCAAAATTTTAGTCCCATAATACATAATGGAGTTCACACCTGTAATTTGCTGTACAACAGCAATCCCAATTCCAAGAAAAACTACGCGACGCACCCATGGAACTGTTAAATCTTTAAACGTTGCTTTGTCCATTTTTGATTCTTGAACGTAAGCGTTCTCAATTTCTTGCAACTCAGAATTTGCTCGTTCCTTTGTGCGTATTTTTTGAAGAACTTGCAAAGCATCTTCTTTTTTTCCTTTTGATACGAGCCAACGTGGACTCTCAGGTACTCTAAACATACCGAAGAATAGAAGAAGAGCCGGAATTGCAGCAATAGGTAACATATAGCGCCAAACGTGTGGATGCTCTCCTAACACATTTCCGATAACTGCATTAAAGGTAAAAGCTAAAAGTTGTCCTGTCACAATCATCAATTCATTTTGGGTAACCATTTTCCCGCGAC includes:
- a CDS encoding sugar phosphate isomerase/epimerase family protein, whose product is MRLAYDPSHYRDNTNLKDTIDTVARLGYEYVELSPRKDFIWFYEYPKVDKALIKDLKRYCSDAGVKISSVLPVQQWSSPNEEERQAAVRNWKRCIEITSELGVDLMNSEFSGDISRPVESEAAFVKSMEELMPIFEREGINLNLQSHPNDFIELNTEAIRMIRALDKDWIKLVYSVPHAFFYDDGIGDVEQHLEEAGDLLAHVLIADTLNHKAAFGLRYIVNPPDAKVTIHQHLNPGEGEINFEALYRKLREMKFDGIVTNAVFAYPDRPEWSNEVTLKSIREGLHI
- a CDS encoding Gfo/Idh/MocA family protein yields the protein MVLKIGVIGTGAIGQDHIRRITNKLSGGKIVAVTDVNKEQAKAIVETQNLDAKIYDDGHELIKAEEVDAVVVTSWGPTHEEFVLAAIEVGKPVFCEKPLAITAEGCKKIVEAEIATGKSLVQVGYMRRYDTGYRALKNVIESGKIGEPLIVHCAHRNPTVPDTYTGDMAIVDTFIHEIDVLRWLLNDDYVSVQIVAPRKTSNALEHLQDPLIVLLETKQGIRINAEIFVNCQYGYDIQCQVVGETGIANLPEPSSVVLRSEAKLSTEILVDWKDRFIDSYDTELQDWINSTLKGEVNGPTAWDGYVAAVTSDACLEAKESGNIVQISLEERPEFYNKNLVVVEKI
- the iolI gene encoding 2-keto-myo-inositol isomerase; amino-acid sequence: MKLCFNEATTLENSNLIKDLEYCNKHGYDYIEIRTMDKLPEYLENHSIDDLATFFKTNHIKPLALNALVFFNNRTEEEYKGIIEEFKGMLETAQKIGAQYIVAVPLVTEQKILKDEIKDSCVKVLNELSKMAEPFGIKIAVEFVGHPQCTVNTFEQAYDIVQTVDRDNVGLVFDCFHFHAMGSNLEEFRKADINKIFIVHIDDTEDFPIGFLTDEDRVWPGLGAIDLDGIFSILKEKGYDDAVSVELFRPEYYKLDAEQAIKTAKDTTIKAVSKHYSYEGKESFSL
- a CDS encoding sugar porter family MFS transporter, with the translated sequence MDKQGRQHSFLRTIILISTFGGLLFGYDTGVINGALPYMSRADQLNLNSFTQGLVTSALLFGAAFGAVFGGRLSDYNGRRKTILYLAVLFFVSTIGCALSPNAIIIVIFRFLLGLAVGGASVTVPTYLAEMSPAESRGKMVTQNELMIVTGQLLAFTFNAVIGNVLGEHPHVWRYMLPIAAIPALLLFFGMFRVPESPRWLVSKGKKEDALQVLQKIRTKERANSELQEIENAYVQESKMDKATFKDLTVPWVRRVVFLGIGIAVVQQITGVNSIMYYGTKILQDAGFQTEAALIGNIGNGMVSVVATVVGIWLLGKVGRRPMLITGLAGTTVTLLLIAIFSITLKGSEILPYIVLALTITFLAFQQGAISPVTWLMLSEIFPLRLRGLGMGVTVFCLWGVNFLVGLTFPVLLDSIGLSSTFFVFVVLGIGAITFVAKCLPETKGLTLEELEQGFRSYSSGSSKVLNNNKTIG